Proteins co-encoded in one Rhopalosiphum maidis isolate BTI-1 chromosome 2, ASM367621v3, whole genome shotgun sequence genomic window:
- the LOC113554306 gene encoding uncharacterized protein LOC113554306 isoform X2 has translation MATEVGSDIALIQDEDMLRKMWQQTEDFGKKKEIRMRMYKLREQRLKEFYTTGEMIQTETTTKRSSTRTHTESITDQGFMTMKTKEIRDSESPTEDYQRQSNTNKNYYVSSKIDESDGNRGIVEVEHTSSLKPTEEYTQNSLQTSMSSSTSSTWKSSQTTISVSEEVQKADVNLNSKFIVNEQTNEDRQLTFDTSYDKSDSSNIDSKVTESITTTNLDNIKRDNNQYSNSHQKVIETYTSNNELVEPVSENISSKDSNFVEKTYTSNISRNNSENVEIATDSKIINELHKLDSYLSTQQSTTDSTKSNSIVSNDDKTIKKVDDQVIDTLKENIEDQYITTHQHSYQPPRISVDLSPSHEAFARSLRSTPERSSPSPCRERTSPERRFKSASPEKYRASPEKSGSPSRSLNYSTRRKLSSTHTKGLSKKRSITPTRGKQYDSSDDSDCSGATHGTYDKYKSSDAKRTLFKEETNITSVSKYGQKSSSTSPVRREKSPGYSSEGSVGKEVRKSSSKVKNSSHESSPERSAFKPVNNYKTLQTQQVSKDNKINRITHERNLYTNTYDSKNKINDDNNLIKIIKPEIDNDLNENESIETVTKTTENNILDSKNKSIQEKFIIEEQVCTSSEQVNNEKIITQPIYITEKNKTPREKSPSKNVKKENKTKQEEIIEKEKSNVVKQSTIINDDITIKPKEKSPVKEIKPVTKDDKIYSIVKSTENVSHASDIKSVTSSKKTISAIPSSIPSSIKKAVPSTLEKTPSKKSLIHKDVKDGSSNKTVKKDLSREKMDIKITRSDSKTLIHKNSKDRITPKTVIKKPSQELLVDKKTTISSRQKITSPETKSKTQETIKVLEKKDSKNKFKSPISPQSSQKKLGAVKSITETKTVIDSKRTIGNINTKKIPSSNGTKPRTPNSLKSNINETPSKSIKPVTKTISTTSITKPQIKKTTNSNFNKTIKIEITKNVEQKSKDLEDELPPDNFESDTDLDDSTNKPKYIKNISSNSSTSSSSSEEDDKDEEDIQKIKDIDNIRNEAEEEYGKKMTNKDALLNVIVQLPPSSRESSPEYSARFGQPYCSVSDDASLPRYADVVSEPEDVNDYGSLQRNRYDVVTDLDEESSVTVADRVSKFLNNVNKQEEIQKTTEIPQSPQAVRKTKQIFESIAKGKHEETDIINDVIESETLNIGTEDNRDLTKINKTPTSLLTRKISGASDYKSRKDFFENKKSNDISEKVTHLTPAKITRSSSIKERRASFETKIDKKTPLKDKTNVPRTKSPESKNSSPERTTKTPIKINKTETFDVKVEEINRSRRLSGSKTVKDRTATFEKNEPIQKSYKENKTTFRHQMPSTPLNTSKVSETRIKSTTVTDTKTADRVSTKRVSSPEKTTATASIIKTNEVTNRKISSKSPDRKIVETPKRNSTAKSPERSVLIDTKDNTTSGNQCARDTISSSSRQRATVTTAKTDFGTTVKNTSVPKPTSTTTTKSISVNNTDEEVEIEEIFDLHVLEIMLEKAVGYDRRRRIRAQIRVVKRQLETNNGLSINTTARVPKNFQDVSPAKKQNQSNITVQKTEYVKKAEVKKERSVSPQKSYANPIGNSRSPSPQKAQKSVVETRTPLPTQKAVRAIEKERSLSPQKTVTPVDKILPLSSQKITLIEKVRSPSPQKSTPTEKNRSPSPKKMTVVQQQQESRFNKNEKSSRNSTITSTSSTSTSSTTVTKTTKVKSDQVSGGTNLYQEQNVTDLITSSYGVGPTDDNGRPLFGLRALRKNNANQSSVSDNDSLLSARCETDSRDTRVSEQKHKSFGLKALQSENTYTVQESSSTVYQTTSEQKGGVDQLITDHKGKPLFGLRALQSIGKNEEEPIYDDMPEPPVSPQLKDLVLKHEKHAKENSKLDSQPRQKPKAKFRDSFILDTKDEGLYSSFEENGFTDSNQTTPLRSIIKKTEDDQNNETIVKSKSQSTVFQSKSVMRSDGSGNVSVTQDFLKGELSSVNDQEPSGKLTRGRYTYQNPDNSDAKKGISKVTTVTTAIGKDTGPQITEITEELNDSDRVDGNKVVKRSRTNDKFENIQKRFSQESFNQDSRRSSKELNGNEKTEESPQSTPRSSLVRGDSIKALQHKFQQATVSSSLKQNRTAKSESNGSRQVEEKTVTTKVNTTKNSGNATSFLDNNSRVTGVQDVLTRMRNADLVVESGDTNEDTEARALLNKFLGASVILHGMEQGTKSPASVTTTSSAALVNQVEKQRAQKSPVIRKNLNEQELDNIWDEKQLQILLESCPDYDQRRKIRARLRQIMAEHKEVTESKTTSVSSKTENGSYVKTEVHTRTTTSSNRLTKANSVSSSPFAKFQQLERQNSAPNSQTRPCYKFTDPALARSASSIKDRLLNWVKAQTKEYKNLQVTNFSTCWSDGLAFCALIHHFYPEAFDYDKLTPEKRRENFEIAFKVAEDEAGIAPLLDVEDMVVMRKPDWKCVFTYVQTFYRRFHNDPRSVKPSYFE, from the exons atGGCGACCGAAGTAGGATCGGATATCGCACTTATACAAGATGAGGATATGTTACGTAAaatg tggcaACAAACCGAGGATTTCGGAAAGAAAAAAGAGATTCGTATGAGAATGTATAAACTACGAGAACAACGGCTTAAAGAATTTTATACGACAGGAGAAATGATTCAAACAGAAACAACAACTAAACGCTCATCAACCAGAACACATACTGAATCTATAACGGACCAAGGATTCATGACTATGAAAACTAAAGAGATCCGAGATTCCGAATCTCCAACTGAAGACTATCAACGACaatcaaatactaataaaaattattatgtttcgtCGAAAATTGATGAATCGGATGGTAATAGAGGAATAGTTGAAGTTGAACACACTAGTTCTTTAAAGCCAACTGAAGAGTATACTCAAAATTCATTGCAAACGTCTATGTCAAGCTCTACGTCATCTACGTGGAAATCATCACAGACAACTATTTCGGTTTCAGAAGAAGTTCAAAAGGCTgatgtaaatttgaattccaaatttattgtaaacgaACAGACTAACGAAGATCGTCAGTTGACATTTGATACATCATATGATAAGTCGGATAGCTCAAATATTGATAGTAAAGTAACTGAATCAATAACTACTACAAACTTAGACAATATTAAACgagataataatcaatattcaaaTAGTCATCAAAAAGTTATAGAGACTTATACATCTAACAATGAACTAGTTGAGCCTGTATCGGAAAATATATCAAGTAAAGACAGtaattttgtagaaaaaacatacacttcaaatatttcaagaaaCAACTCTGAAAATGTTGAGATAGCAACGGatagtaaaattatcaacGAACTTCATAAACTGGACTCTTATCTATCTACTCAACAGTCAACTACAGATTCTACAAAGTCAAATTCAATTGTTTCTAATGATGATAagacaattaaaaaagttgatGATCAAGTTATTGAtacattaaaagaaaatatcgaAGATCAATATATTACCACCCACCAACATTCATACCAGCCACCTAGGATTAGTGTGGATTTGAGTCCATCGCATGAAGCTTTTGCTAGGAGTTTACGATCAACTCCAGAAAGGTCTAGTCCTTCACCTTGTAGAGAACGTACAAGCCCAGAGCGCAGATTTAAATCTGCCAGCCCTGAAAAATATAGAGCATCACCAGAAAAATCAGGTAGTCCTTCTAGATCACTCAATTATTCTACAAGAAGAAAGTTGTCATCCACGCATACAAAAGGGTTATCAAAAAAACGATCTATTACACCCACACGAGGTAAACAATACGATTCTTCGGACGATTCTGATTGTTCTGGCGCAACTCATGGCACTTATGATAAGTATAAAAGTTCTGATGCTAAAAGAACCTTGTTTAAAGAAGAAACTAATATTACTTCAGTTTCGAAGTATGGCCAAAAATCATCATCTACTAGTCCAGTACGAAGAGAAAAATCTCCTGGATATAGCAGTGAAGGATCAGTTGGAAAAGAAGTAAGAAAATCTTCATCTAAGGTAAAAAATAGTTCACACGAGAGTAGCCCTGAAAGAAGTGCGTTTAAaccagtaaataattataaaacacttcAAACTCAACAAGTCAGTaaggataataaaattaatcgcaTAACACACGAAaggaatttatatacaaatacttatgattcgaaaaacaaaattaatgatgacaataatttaattaaaataataaaacctgAAATTGATAATGATTTGAATGAAAATGAAAGTATAGAAACAGTTACAAAAActactgaaaataatatcttagaTTCAAAAAATAAGTCCATTCAAGAAAAATTCATCATAGAAGAACAAGTGTGTACATCTTCAGAGCaagtaaataatgaaaaaataataacacaaccAATATATatcactgaaaaaaataaaacacctaGGGAAAAATCACCTtcgaaaaatgttaaaaaagaaaataaaacaaaacaggaagaaataattgaaaaagaaaaatcaaatGTAGTTAAACAGAGCACAATCATTAATGATGACATAACAATAAAACCGAAAGAAAAATCTCCagtaaaagaaattaaaccGGTTACGAaagatgataaaatatactcaaTCGTTAAATCTACCGAAAATGTATCACACGCTTCTGATATTAAATCTGTTACATCttctaaaaaaacaatttctgcAATACCTTCGTCAATACCTTCTTCAATAAAAAAAGCTGTACCTTCGACTTTGGAGAAAACCCCATCGAAAAAAAGTCTTATACATAAGGATGTTAAAGATGGTTCATCaaataaaactgttaaaaaagACCTTTCAAGAGAAAAaatggatattaaaattacaagaaGTGATAGTAAAACTTTGATACATAAGAATTCAAAAGATCGTATTACACCAAAAAcggttattaaaaaaccaagtCAGGAGTTATTAGTAgataaaaaaactacaatatcATCTAGACAAAAAATCACTAGTCCAGAAACTAAATCCAAGACTCAAGAAACAATAAAAGTTCTTGAAAAGAAAgactcgaaaaataaatttaaatctccAATCAGTCCGCAAtcttcacaaaaaaaattaggtgCTGTAAAATCAATTACTGAAACAAAAACAGTTATAGATTCAAAAAGAACTATAGGAAACATAAACACAAAGAAGATTCCTTCTTCGAATGGGACCAAACCTAGAACACCTAATTCactaaaatctaatataaatgaaacacCATCCAAATCAATTAAACCTGTTACCAAGACTATATCAACCACGTCTATAACTAAgcctcaaataaaaaaaaccacaaattcaaatttcaataaaactataaaaattgaaattactaaaaatgtagaacaaaaatcaaaagatTTAGAGGATGAACTGCCTCCAGATAATTTTGAAAGTGATACTGACCTGGACGATTCTACCAATAAaccaaaatacattaaaaatatatcatctaATTCGTCAACATCTTCTTCCTCTTCGGAAGAAGACGACAAAGATGAAGaagatatacaaaaaattaaagatattgataatataagaaaTGAAGCTGAAGAAGAATACGGTAAAAAAATGACCAACAAAGatgcattattaaatgttattgttcAATTACCTCCATCATCTAGGGAATCATCACCTGAGTATTCTGCGAGATTTGGTCAACCATATTGTTCAGTATCTGATGATGCAAGTTTACCAAGGTATGCTGATGTTGTAAGTGAACCAGAAGATGTTAATGATTACGGCAGCTTACAGAGAAATAGGTATGACGTTGTAACAGACTTAGATGAAGAAAGTAGCGTTACAGTTGCTGACAGAGTTTcaaagtttttgaataatgtCAACAAGCAAGaagaaatacaaaaaactaCGGAAATACCTCAAAGTCCTCAAGCAGTAAGAAAaaccaaacaaatatttgaatcCATTGCAAAAGGAAAACATGAAGAGacagatattataaatgatgtaATCGAATCAGAAACACTTAATATTGGAACTGAAGATAATCGagatttgacaaaaattaataaaactccAACTTCTCTTTTGACAAGAAAAATTTCTGGAGCTTCTGATTATAAATCTCGAAAAGACttctttgaaaacaaaaaatcaaatgatATATCTGAAAAAGTAACACATTTAACCCCTGCTAAAATAACTAGATCGTCATCAATTAAGGAAAGACGTGCATCGTTCGAAACAAagattgataaaaaaacacCATTAAAAGACAAAACCAATGTACCGAGAACAAAATCACCAGAGTCTAAAAATAGTTCACCTGAACGAACAACCAAAACtcccataaaaataaacaaaactgaAACATTCGATGTTAAAGTTGAAGAAATAAATAGATCCAGAAGGCTATCAGGTTCAAAAACGGTTAAAGATAGAACAGCTACTTTTGAAAAGAATGAACCCATTCAGAAATCgtacaaagaaaataaaaccacTTTTAGACACCAAATGCCAAGCACACCTTTAAATACAAGTAAGGTATCGGAAACCCGTATTAAGTCAACCACAGTGACTGATACGAAAACCGCAGATCGTGTCTCAACTAAAAGAGTATCAAGTCCAGAAAAAACCACAGCCACTGCTtcgattattaaaactaacgaagttacaaatagaaaaatatcatcaaaaagtCCCGATAGAAAAATTGTCGAAACTCCAAAAAGAAATAGTACGGCTAAAAGTCCTGAGCGAAGTGTATTAATCGATACAAAAGATAATACTACTAGTGGGAATCAATGTGCACGAGATACAATTTCTTCGTCATCCAGACAGCGAGCCACCGTCACTACTGCTAAAACTGATTTTGGAACAACAGTGAAAAATACATCAGTGCCAAAACCTACATCGACAACAACAACTAAATCGATTTCTGTCAATAACACTGACGAAGAAGTGGAAATTGaagaaatatttgatttacacGTTTTGGAGAttatg cTTGAAAAGGCAGTTGGTTACGATCGTAGGAGAAGAATAAGAGCACAAATTCGAGTAGTGAAACGTCAATTAGAAACAAACAACggattatcaataaatactaCAGCACGTGTaccaaaa AACTTTCAAGATGTTTCACCAGCCAAGAAACAAAACCAAAGTAACATAACTGTACAAAAGACcgaatatgttaaaaaagctGAAGTCAAAAAGGAAAGAAGTGTTTCACCACAAAAATCGTATGCAAATCCAATTGGTAATTCACGATCTCCTTCACCTCAAAAGGCTCAAAAGTCAGTTGTGGAAACTCGAACACCGCTACCTACACAAAAAGCTGTTCGAGCAATTGAAAAAGAACGATCTCTTTCACCTCAAAAAACTGTGACACCAGTTGATAAAATTCTACCCCTTTCATCTCAAAAAATAACTCTCATTGAAAAAGTCCGATCTCCTTCACCTCAAAAGAGTACTCCAACCGAAAAAAACCGATCTCCTTCACCAAAAAAAATGACTGTAGTGCAGCAACAACAAGAGTCACGAttcaacaaaaatgaaaagtcTTCTCGAAACTCAACTATCACTTCTACTTCCTCTACTTCAACATCCTCAACAACAGTCACTAAAACTACCAaag taaaaagTGATCAAGTCAGCGGCGGCACAAACCTTTACCAAGAACAAAACGTTACTGATTTGATTACGTCTAGCTACGGCGTGGGGCCTACTGATGACAATGGTAGACCGTTGTTCGGATTGAGAGCTCTCAGGAAAAACAACGCCAATCAATCGTCTGTAAGCG ATAACGATTCGTTGTTGTCTGCCCGTTGCGAAACTGACTCGCGCGACACTCGTGTTTCTGAGCAAAAACATAAGTCGTTCGGTCTGAAAGCACTGCAATCCGAGAACACGTATACGGTACAAGAGTCTTCGAGCACCGTATATCAAACAACATCCGAGCAAAAAGGAGGCGTTGACCAGTTGATCACCGACCATAAGGGCAAACCGCTGTTCGGGCTTAGAGCGTTGCAGAGCATCGGTAAAAACGAAGAAGAACCTATTTACGACGACATGCCGGAACCACCGGTATCTCCGCAGCTAAAGGATCTGGTGCTTAAGCATGAAAAACACGCAA aagAGAATTCCAAGTTGGACTCACAACCTAGACAAAAACCAAAAGCAAAGTTTAGAGATAGTTTTATACTTGATACTAAAGATGAGGGTTTGTATTCAAGTTTTGAAGAAAATGGATTTACAGACTCCAACCAAACAACTCCGTTACGttcgattattaaaaaaacagaaGATGATCAAAAcaatg aaactatagtTAAAAGTAAAAGTCAATCAACAGTATTTCAATCAAAGAGTGTTATGCGATCCGATGGATCTGGAAATGTTTCAGTCACACAAGATTTCTTGAAAG GTGAATTGTCTTCTGTGAATGACCAAGAACCATCAGGAAAACTTACTCGGGGACGTTATACTTATCAGAACCCAGATAATTCAGATGCCAAAAAGGGCATTTCTAAAGTCACTACAGTCACTACAGCTATCGGCAAAGATACTGGTCCCCAAATTACTGAAATTACTGAAGAACTTAATGATTCTGATCGTGTTGATGGAAATAAAGTAGTAAAAAGAAGCCGAACCAATGACAAATTTGAGAATATCCAAAAAAGGTTTAGCCAAGAAAGTTTTAATCAAGACAGCAGACGTTCATCAAAAGAATTGAATGGAAATGAAAAAACTGAAGAATCGCCTCAGTCCACTCCACGATCAAGTTTAGTGCGTGGAGATTCAATCAAGGCACTTCAACATAAATTTCAACAAGCCActg TTTCATCTAGTTTGAAACAGAACAGGACTGCAAAATCTGAGTCTAATGGCTCACGACAAGTTGAAGAAAAAACAGTAACTACTAAAGTAAATACAACTAAAAACAGTGGAAACGCTACATCCTTTCTTGACAATAATTCAAGAGTAACTGGTGTACAAGATGTTTTAACCAGAATGCGAAATGCAGATTTag ttgtagaAAGTGGTGATACCAATGAAGACACTGAAGCCCGTGCATTACTCAACAAGTTTTTAGGTGCATCAGTCATTCTTCATGGAATGGAACAAGGAACCAAATCTCCTGCTTCAGTTACTACTACAAGTAGCGCTGCACTTGTTAACCAAGTGGAAAAACAAAGAGCAcag aaatctCCCGTGATTAGGAAGAATCTAAACGAACAAGAACTCGATAATATTTGGGACGAAAAACAATTACAGATTTTG ttggaATCTTGCCCAGACTACGATCAAAGGAGAAAAATCAGAGCCAGGTTAAGGCAAATCATGGCAGAACATAAAG